Proteins encoded together in one Bos indicus isolate NIAB-ARS_2022 breed Sahiwal x Tharparkar chromosome 25, NIAB-ARS_B.indTharparkar_mat_pri_1.0, whole genome shotgun sequence window:
- the ORAI2 gene encoding protein orai-2, whose protein sequence is MSTELNVPVDPSAPACSEPGHKGMDYRDWVRRSYLELVTSNHHSVQALSWRKLYLSRAKLKASSRTSALLSGFAMVAMVEVQLETQYQYPRPLLIAFSACTTVLVAVHLFALLISTCILPNVEAVSNIHNLNSISESPHERMHPYIELAWGFSTVLGILLFLAEVVLLCWIKFLPVDARHQPGPPPGPGGHTGWQAALVSTIIMVPVGLIFVVFTIHFYRSLVRHKTERHNREIEELHKLKVQLDGHERSLQVV, encoded by the exons ATGAGCACTGAGCTCAACGTGCCCGTGGACCCCTCTGCTCCTGCCTGCTCGGAACCCGGCCACAAGGGCATGGATTACCGGGACTGGGTTCGCCGCAGCTACCTGGAACTGGTCACCTCCAACCACCACTCCGTGCAGGCGCTCTCCTGGAGGAAGCTCTACCTGAGCAGGGCCAAGCTGAAGGCCTCCAGCAGGACATCCGCCCTCCTCTCAGGCTTTGCCATG GTGGCCATGGTGGAGGTGCAGCTGGAGACGCAATACCAGTACCCGCGGCCGCTGCTCATCGCCTTCAGCGCCTGCACCACGGTGCTGGTGGCCGTGCACCTGTTCGCCCTGCTCATTAGCACGTGCATCCTGCCCAACGTGGAGGCCGTGAGCAACATCCACAACCTCAACTCCATCAGCGAGTCCCCACACGAGCGCATGCACCCCTACATCGAGCTGGCCTGGGGCTTCTCCACCGTGCTGGGCATCCTGCTCTTCCTGGCCGAGGTGGTGCTGCTCTGCTGGATCAAGTTCCTGCCCGTGGACGCACGCCACCAGCCGGGCCCCCCGCCCGGCCCCGGCGGCCACACCGGCTGGCAGGCCGCCCTGGTGTCCACCATCATCATGGTGCCCGTGGGCCTCATCTTCGTGGTCTTCACCATCCACTTCTACCGCTCGCTGGTGCGCCATAAGACCGAGCGGCACAACCGCGAGATCGAGGAGCTGCACAAGCTCAAGGTGCAGCTGGACGGGCACGAGCGCAGCCTGCAGGTGGTGTGA